Within Paenibacillus albicereus, the genomic segment CCCGAGCTGCAGCCGTTCGTCGATACTTGCCTGCTGCCGGTAACAGGTTTGAGCGGAGCCGAAAACCCGTGGCAGGCCGCAGCCGCGCTTGAAAGGCTGCGCGATGTGATGGATGCGATCGAGATTCCGTTCCGGGGACGGATCGTCGCGTATCCGGCCGTCCAGTACGGCAGCGAGGAGACGGCGGCGGCGCTCGGTCCGCTTGTCCACAACTTGAAAAAAGCGGGCTTTCGCTATGTGGTCGCGGCTTCGGCCGCGCTGAGACTGGACGGGCTGACCGAGGCGGATCTGACGATCGGTCCCGGCGAGGATGGCGTTCTTCCGGATGCGGAGCGGATCCGCGGCGAGATCCGCCGGCTCTGGAACGCCTGAGCTGGAGGCATGCAAGCCGCGGGGAAAGCGTATAGAGTCGGCCCGTTTGGGGGAAACCATGTCTCAGGGAATGATTGTTAACTGCACGTGTCGAAAGCAGGGGCAATTGTGACAAATTAGCAACAAACATGGGAGCGATTTTTGAACATTGAACTTCCAAATTCTTGACGCTCCTATACGACTGACGTATGATAGGAATTGCTTGGTTCGACACGGAATGTCTGGCGGACAAGGCATCCGAAATGGTTGCAAAGGGGGTTGAACAGATGAGTAATCACGAGTATCAGGAGACCGCGCATACTCCCGTAAAACGCAAGGAAATGTCCCGCAGGCAGTTTCTCGCGTACACCCTCGG encodes:
- a CDS encoding DUF2487 family protein; protein product: MKFSEIEESRWPELQPFVDTCLLPVTGLSGAENPWQAAAALERLRDVMDAIEIPFRGRIVAYPAVQYGSEETAAALGPLVHNLKKAGFRYVVAASAALRLDGLTEADLTIGPGEDGVLPDAERIRGEIRRLWNA